A window of the Cicer arietinum cultivar CDC Frontier isolate Library 1 chromosome 6, Cicar.CDCFrontier_v2.0, whole genome shotgun sequence genome harbors these coding sequences:
- the LOC101513298 gene encoding pheophorbide a oxygenase, chloroplastic, with protein sequence MALSHTISALATTTTLSSPRNKPPKPFLFSSFTKKSQFLTKSTRPRNRRNFSVTVRSVAAPPTTAEPNQSYPEAERNEIDDEFGDESSSSEFSWRDHWYPVSLIEDLNPRLPTPFQLLGREIVIWFDNSNSQWVAFDDKCPHRLAPLSEGRIDEGGNLQCSYHGWSFDGCGTCVVIPQASPEGPEARAVRSPRACATRFPTIVSQGLLFVWPDENGWEKANASKPPMLPDDFGKPEYATVNIQRDLFYGYDTLMENVSDPSHIDFAHHKVTGRRDRAKPIPFKMDSRGSWGFSGANEGNPRISSKFVAPCYYINKVEIDTKLPIVGDQKWVVWICSFNVPMAPGKTRSIVCSARNFFQFTVPGPAWWQVVPRWYEHWTSNKVYDGDMIVLQGQEKVFLSETEQGGDINKQYTSLTFTPTQADRFVLAFRNWLRRHGNGQPEWFSKSSQPLPSTVLSKRQMLDRFEQHTLKCSSCKGAYEGFQTWQKILTGATVVFCATSGIPSDTQLRVVLAGLALVSAALAFAINRLQNNFVFVDYVHADID encoded by the exons ATGGCACTGTCACACACAATTTCAGCCttagcaacaacaacaacactttCTTCACCAAGAAACAAACCTCCAAAACCATTTCTCTTTTCTTCCTTCACAAAAAAGTcacaatttttgacaaaatcaaCAAGACCCAGAAACAGAAGGAACTTTTCCGTAACGGTTAGAAGCGTTGCAGCACCACCCACAACAGCTGAACCCAACCAATCGTACCCAGAAGCTGAAAGGAACGAAATTGATGATGAATTTGGTGATGAGAGTTCGTCTTCGGAGTTTTCATGGAGGGATCATTGGTACCCAGTTTCGTTAATCGAAGATCTGAACCCTCGTTTGCCAACACCGTTTCAGCTTCTGGGTCGTGAAATTGTGATTTGGTTTGATAATTCCAATTCTCAATGGGTTGCTTTTGATGATAAATGTCCTCACCGTCTTGCCCCTTTATCT GAAGGAAGGATAGATGAAGGTGGAAATTTGCAGTGTTCTTATCATGGATGGTCTTTTGATGGCTGTGGAACTTGTGTTGTGATCCCTCAGGCTTCACCTGAAGGTCCCGAAGCGCGTGCTGTCCGGTCTCCTAGAGCATGTGCCACTAGGTTTCCTACCATTGTGTCTCAGGGTTTGCTCTTTGTTTGGCCTGATGAGAATGGTTGGGAGAAAGCAAATGCCTCTAAGCCTCCAAT GTTGCCTGATGACTTTGGAAAACCAGAGTATGCCACGGTGAACATTCAGCGCGATCTGTTCTACGGCTACGATACTCTCATGGAGAATGTCTCTGATCCTTCTCACATTGATTTCGCTCATCACAAG GTTACAGGAAGGAGAGATAGAGCCAAGCCTATTCCATTCAAGATGGATTCGCGTGGTTCGTGGGGCTTCTCGGGAGCTAATGAAGGGAACCCGCGGATCAGTTCCAAATTTGTTGCACCATGTTATTATATAAACAA GGTTGAGATTGATACCAAACTCCCAATAGTTGGTGACCAGAAATGGGTTGTATGGATATGTTCCTTCAATGTCCCCATGGCACCCGGTAAGACTCGTTCCATTGTTTGCAGTGCTCGGAATTTTTTTCAGTTCACCGTGCCAGGGCCGGCCTGGTGGCAA GTTGTTCCTAGATGGTATGAACATTGGACTTCAAACAAGGTGTATGATGGAGACATGATTGTCCTTCAAGGTCAAGAGAAAGTTTTTCTCTCAGAAACCGAGCAAGGCGGCGACATTAACAAACAGTACACGAGCCTCACCTTCACACCAACACAGGCTGATCGTTTTGTGTTGGCGTTTAGAAATTGGCTGAGGCGACACGGAAATGGCCAGCCAGAATGGTTCAGCAAGAGCAGTCAGCCGTTGCCTTCAACCGTACTATCAAAACGTCAG ATGTTGGATAGATTTGAACAGCACACACTAAAGTGCTCATCTTGTAAAGGAGCATACGAGGGATTCCAAACATGGCAGAAAATCCTAACTGGTGCAACAGTTGTGTTTTGCGCGACTTCTGGGATTCCATCGGATACTCAACTGCGCGTAGTTTTGGCTGGACTTGCGCTTGTCAGCGCAGCCTTAGCTTTTGCCATTAACCGACTGCAAAACAATTTTGTTTTCGTCGATTATGTGCACGCCGATATCGATTGA
- the LOC101512971 gene encoding large ribosomal subunit protein bL9c has translation MASSSTLSSLSSTSSLLPLQRTFTPNLKTCSQFSNKNLSFTIFAQKKTKKTRKIILKEDIVDVGKKGELLDVRVGYFRNFLFPSGKAQLVTPDILKEMKIEEERIEAEKRRVKEEAQQLALIFETVGAFKVKRKGGKGKQIFGSVTPQDLVDIIKAQLQREVDKRIVNLPEIRETGEYIAELKLHPDVTAKVKVNVLAN, from the exons atGGCTTCATCATCAACGCTATCTTCTCTCTCCTCAACCTCTTCTCTTCTTCCATTGCAACGCACTTTCACCCCTAACTTGAAGACTTGTTCTCAATTTTCCaacaaaaatttgagttttacaattttCGCTCAGAAGAAGACAAAGAAAACTCGAAAG ATAATTCTGAAGGAAGATATTGTTGATGTTGGAAAGAAAGGGGAACTTCTTGATGTGAGGGTTGGGTATTTCAGAAATTTCCTTTTTCCAAGTGGCAAGGCTCAACTTGTAACTCCTGATATACTCAa GGAAATGAAGATAGAGGAAGAAAGAATCGAGGCTGAGAAAAGACGG GTAAAAGAAGAGGCACAGCAACTTGCTTTAATTTTTGAAACTGTTGGGGCTTTCAAGGTGAAGCGTAAAGGCGGTAAAGGAAAACAAATCTTTGGAAG TGTGACGCCTCAAGATCTTGTTGACATAATCAAGGCACAACTTCAAAG gGAGGTGGACAAGAGAATTGTTAATCTTCCTGAAATCCGGGAAACAGGAGAATATATTGCAGAGTTAAAGCTTCACCCAGATGTTACAGCTAAAGTGAAAGTGAATGTTCTTGCTAACTAA
- the LOC101512661 gene encoding zinc finger protein ZAT5, which translates to MEEFSNEEKFVDATSIAKGKRTKRLRFLSSCGVASTLMTSSCSSDDENEYFDDLEEEDDEDMANCLILLAQGGSYQKQHSGGGDDGNDNNIAEKGSNGKKKIALGGHRASHKKLKIMAEEKRASLQLPEPRSYLSHDSQPIKLVAKSDEFEEGKEPRGGPTISSLQMGNHGLKAFYGNKHKIHECSICGSEFTSGQALGGHMRRHRTSSANASIIVDNDGGVRPRNILQLDLNLPAPEDDLRETKFQFQTKNTSMVMSASPTLVGCHY; encoded by the exons ATGGAAGAGTTTAGCAATGAAGAAAAGTTTGTGGATGCAACCTCCATAGCCAAAGGAAAACGCACCAAAAGGTTGAGATTTTTGTCATCTTGTGGTGTTGCTTCTACTTTAATGACATCAAGCTGCTCAAGTGATGATGAAAATGAGTATTTTGATGATcttgaagaagaagatgatgaagatatgGCTAATTGTTTGATTCTTCTTGCTCAAGGAGGAAGTTACCAAAAGCAACATAGTGGTGGTGGTGATGATGGTAATGACAATAACATAGCTGAAAAGGGTAgtaatggaaagaaaaaaattg CTTTGGGTGGTCATAGAGCAAGTCATAAAAAGCTTAAAATTATGGCTGAGGAAAAAAGAGCGTCTCTCCAGTTGCCAGAGCCAAGATCTTATTTATCACACGATTCGCAACCAATTAAATTGGTTGCGAAGAGTGATGAATTTGAGGAAGGCAAGGAACCTCGTGGTGGACCCACAATTTCTTCTCTTCAAATGGGGAATCATGGTTTGAAAGCTTTTTATGGGAACAAGCACAAGATCCATGAGTGTTCCATTTGTGGATCAGAATTCACATCAGGACAAGCATTGGGTGGACACATGAGGAGGCATAGGACATCCTCGGCGAACGCCTCTATCATCGTAGACAACGATGGAGGCGTTCGGCCGAGGAATATTTTACAATTGGATCTTAATCTTCCAGCTCCAGAAGACGATCTCCGAGAGACAAAGTTTCAATTTCAGACAAAGAACACATCAATGGTGATGTCTGCTTCTCCGACTTTGGTGGGTTGTCATTATTAG
- the LOC101512334 gene encoding superoxide dismutase [Cu-Zn], chloroplastic — translation MQIAMASSQTLVSPSPLSSQTLLRSSFSGVSLKLSPQFPTLSPSNFKPLTVVAAAKKAVAVLKGNSAVEGVVTLSQEDDGPTTVNVRITGLTPGLHGFHLHEYGDTTNGCISTGAHFNPKKLTHGAPEDEIRHAGDLGNIVANADGVAETTIVDNQIPLTGPNSVVGRALVVHELQDDLGKGGHELSLTTGNAGGRLACGVVGLTPI, via the exons ATGCAGATAGCAATGGCTTCTTCCCAAACTCTCGTTTCACCTTCACCACTCTCTTCTCAAACTCTTCTCCGATCATCCTTCTCCGGCGTATCTCTTAAGCTCTCTCCCCAATTTCCAACTCTTTCACCCTCAAATTTCAAGCCTCTCACTGTCGTTGCTGCTGCCAAGAAAGCCGTCGCCGTTCTAAAGGGTAACTCTGCTGTCGAAGGTGTCGTTACTCTCAGTCAAGAAGATGACG GTCCAACAACAGTTAATGTTCGCATCACTGGCCTTACTCCAGGGCTTCATGGTTTTCACCTT CATGAGTATGGTGATACTACAAATGGGTGTATCTCGACGG GAGCACATTTTAATCCTAAAAAATTGACTCATGGTGCTCCTGAGGATGAAATCCGTCATGCGGGTGACCTGGGAAACATAGTTGCTAATGCCGATG GCGTTGCAGAGACAACAATCGTTGACAATCAG ATACCACTCACTGGCCCCAATTCAGTCGTTGGGAGAGCCTTAGTGGTTCATGAACTTCAAGATGACCTTGGAAAAG GTGGACATGAACTTAGTTTGACCACTGGAAATGCTGGTGGAAGATTAGCTTGTG GTGTGGTTGGCTTGACTCCAATATAA